GGCAAACCAATATGCAGAAACATTCTCAGAAGCATGGTCAAAGTGCAACTGTGACAGGCAGCTTAGATGATATCTTGGTCAAGCATGTGTCAAGATTTGAAAGGGAAAAGATTGAATACGAGAAGAGGAATGCATCAGGAGAGGGATGGACCAACGTGCCACATGATCAGCGAAAGCATGTCAACAATACCACATCATCTGAGAGTTTAGATCAAGTCTTGGTAAAGCATGTAAGTCGACTAGAAGGGAGAAGATGGAATATGGAAAGAGAAATGCATTGGCAGAAGGAGCAACCAATGTGCATGATAATAAGCAGCGGCAGTGTGACAATACCTTGGCTTCTGACAGTTTAGATCATATCTTAGTAAAACACATCTACGGACTGGAAAAGGAGAAGATTGAGCATGAAAAGAAGGGTGATATGATCTTGCTAAAGAAGAATCACACACAATATATGGGTGGAGCAGCAGGAAGTTTGGCTGACATCTTTGTCAAGCGTCCAACGAAACTTGAGCAGGCCAAGCTAGCTTCTGCTGCCGAAGAAAAATCGGTTAGTGGCTTAAACCCTATCAAAGAACGCAGAAGAGTAAGAGAGAAGGAGCTTCTGGATGCGTGGGGAGGAATGGGTCTAGGGAACTTGATGAAGCCCCATGTCTCCAAGATTGAGAGGGATAAGGTAATCTATTAAACCGACCCATTTATCTGAAATGTCAAAAAAAAGTCCTGCGTTTCAGGTTGACATCTAAAATGTTTCTAATGCTTTCCAGGCCGCTTGGAGAAAAGCAGAGGATGAACAGAAGATGTGTGCTACCAGACTACCAGTGAGCTATGACTTCACAGAATTGGGACAAGTATCCAATGTACTTTCTGTACTCTGCTCCAGCTCGGAGGAAAAGGAAAATGCAAGGCCTTAACTCCTTCCCTGCTGGAGACAACTGACAATTGTTTGCGAAGATCAGGATCCAGGGCACCTTGACCTGTCCCAATGCTGCAAAGCTTGACAATGTCAACAGGTTACTTGATGGTATCCCCTATAGGTATGCCGTAGCCTCTACTACTATTTCATCCCTTCTCGCTTTCTTGTAATAGCATATAGTTGTTATTATTTTGCTGCTATATTGTCTTAGCTGCAAAACAGTGGTTAGGAACAATTATAACTGAAACCGACTGTTTAGGGGATAAGATTATAAGGCCCAATTGAAAAGCTACAGTCAGTACTCCCTAATGTGGTACATAGATGTTGAACGGTTTGTTCTCCCATAGAGGTTCTTGCATAatgtttctcttttgttgcttcATGACAGATAGTGATGAATCAGCTGCAAATCAAATGCCTGTATGTTTTGTGCAATTCCTAAGTCGTCCTTCAGATATCTTTACCTTGACAATTGATTGCATACAACTTTTATATAATTACTGTTGACTATCGTGTGTTAGATAATCCTAATTACTCTTTTTTGTAGTTTTACTTTGTCTGCAAAGTTTGATGTTGTCTTAAGCTCATCAGCACAGCAGTTACTAGATGGTATCTCTGATGCATATGCTAAGCCTCAACTATGGTTTACGAACAATTATAACTGAAATCTACTGTTTAGGAGATAAGACTCAATGTAATGGCTACAGTCACTAGTCATTGCTGTGGTTGATACATATAGATGGTTTCGTTGTCAATCCGGCCATAGATTCTGCGTATACATTGGATTTTATCTGGTTGCTTCTGGCATGATACTTTTTCTTGCAAATGCCTCATCAATGATAGGGATGAATACCTTTTCTGTCTGCCTGGTCCGTTTCTCAATTTTTCCTTCGGACCTACAGACATCTTTGCATGCAACTTTTGTGCATTCTATTTTGCTTAGCTTTTGTGTTTGATAATATACAGAGATGTACACAGTCCCAGTCACtatgtttttctttgttttacCTTGTAGTCTTCTCCATAACTGCAATGGCTTGTAGTTAGATAAGCCTCTTTGAAACTTTAAACTGTCACAGTTACTTTTCCTTAAGTCAACTTTTTTTTGGATGCATGCTCTACTCTTTGCTTCTGCTCTGAACGTTTGGTGAAAAGATGAATCGTAAGAAAGAGAGACAAGGGTGGACCTAACTAATAATAATGGCTAGCGTCTTGTCGGTCCTAGAGAAAACTAATTCCGAATAATGTATAACAGCATACAAACTTTAGCGACAACTATAGTTATGAAGTTAATTTGTCCATTTTTACAAGCTACACTTAGGAATTGTGCCAAATTGTGGAGCTTATTTTACGTAAAATCTGATGTGATTTTGTGGAGCATATGAGTATGACTGTCGCTCTCTGACTCACGCAGCCTGTGGTTACTCTGTGCGCCTTTTTGCCACCACAGCCGCTTTTCCACGCACATGTAAATCATGAGCTGGATCAGGCGTGATTAACAGCACTCAGAATTAACCTGCAAGTACTCGTGAATTAGCAATTTGCCAAGCGAGATTAACTGAGAAGCTAGTCCCCTGACACCCCAGTCACCAGGCtatttaggtagtgtttggttagagAGTAAGATAGGATGAGATGATTTTATTCATATATTTGATATATTTGAGGATAAAatgattctatttatatattgatGTTTGTTTAGTGGGTGTGATAGAACGAGTCTATTTTAGTACATCGGGCTTACCGTCAGTGTCATATTCGAAATGGGACGGTTGCGTTCCACTATTCTTTTTGGAACAATTCCGTTCGAATATTTAAAGAATATTGAGATTTCAAACTATTCCATCCTACTGCTCTCTATCCAAACAACTCAAAAACAGATAGATTCGCTCCGTCTCATCCCCTcccacaaaccaaacactaccttactACCTGCATCCTCTCCTACAAGTCGCAACACAACCTTGCTATCCTACGAAGGCCACGTTAAATCTGATCAATCATCTCATGCCGTCCTAAGGCTGAGGTATTGCACGAGCCATggcgcctgctgctgctgcttcatcACTGTCCCGTCCTGTAGATGGAACTGGTACGGTGGTGATCCGCTGGTGCCGatcgatgacgacgacgacgacgtcggGCTCCCGCCGGAGCAGTGCGACGCCAAGGGGGTGCCCTCGTCCGGCCGCTTCCTCCGGCTGGCGTTAGTGCCGCCGCCGATGGCCAGCGTCAGCTCCAGCTCGTGTTCCCTCGATGGTGGCGTCGCGTTGTCAGCTCCGATGACGATGTACTCGTCGGCAGGTAGGTGCAGGTCCAGCGCGCGCCGGGGCTTCTTGCGCCTCTGGCGCCGGCAGCTTGGCCCGGTCATGAGCTGCTTCTGGACGCGGTATAACCGGTGCAGCTCATGGACCTTTTCGATCGATTTCGCAAAAGAAATGGCAAATTAATGAGGAAAAGTTAGTCAGAGTGGATCAATTGAGCGTGTTCTTGCGTTTCAGTGTACCTGCTGCCTGAAGGTCTCTTCATGTTTGAGCATGGCCATCTTCATGAGCTCCATGTCGCAGTGATTCACAAGTTTCTCCATCTGCATCATCCTCTGTTCTTTAACAGTCTTTGTTCTCAAGCTAGTGAGACCAACCGGTTGAGTATCCTGCAGAAAGGTGTAAAAATGCACAGATCAATAACATGGACCGGAAAAGATGTGTTTCTAGGATTCCAACAACAAACAATCAGGTCATAATAACAAGGAAATCGAGAGATGCCAACAAGCTAGAGGACCTCAAGGCTGGCTGGCTGGATGGGCATTCTAATCACACAAGTAATGAAGCAAATACAACCTCATAATGATGCGCGGTTACAGAACACTGCAAGAGGCAACTGACCTGAACCTGCTGCCCAATATCCACCGGCTCAAAAGAAAGCGCTTGTCCTTTCTCTtgttctctctcttgttctGCTTCAGGCTTTAGTCTTCCTCTTCAGTCAGGGGATCATACTACTACTTGCAGCTGCATAAGACAagcaagagaaagaagagagcaaAGATTCCCAGCTTCTGGAACTGGGGAGTGAGGTATGGAGGGGTTTATAAACTTGGCCACCAACACAACGCAATTGCAAAAATGCAATGATGCCGCGGGAGAATATTTCACCCGGCCGGCCCTTTTCGCATGCTAAGCAAGACCAGTGGTATGCACTGGCTAGGATACATCCGTTGCATGAGCTGCCCCTCCCGGAGCAGACAACATTGGCAGGCGTCTAGTTTAGCCGCTGACCCCACTGCACAGTGTGGGCTCCACATGGCCAGCAGCagaaggaggaggccggccGGTACAGTTCTCTGACAGTGTTGTGTGCGTACTGCGTACATATGCACCCCCTTAGCTCCGGCTCCAATTATCGAGTGAGAATCAGCTAATTTACTTCTATCATTGAGCTTCTTGGATTGTTTTCTTGATCCGTGGGAGTAACTGAGGTCTAAATCTTTCCAAAATAAACTATGCTATTTCGGGAAGAAACACACACGAGGTCATGAAGAATGATCGAGTGTTATCATGAAATTCCATCATTCAAATATGAGTACCAGCGAATTTTGAGGGGAAA
The nucleotide sequence above comes from Phragmites australis chromosome 4, lpPhrAust1.1, whole genome shotgun sequence. Encoded proteins:
- the LOC133914256 gene encoding uncharacterized protein LOC133914256; this encodes MMQMEKLVNHCDMELMKMAMLKHEETFRQQVHELHRLYRVQKQLMTGPSCRRQRRKKPRRALDLHLPADEYIVIGADNATPPSREHELELTLAIGGGTNASRRKRPDEGTPLASHCSGGSPTSSSSSSIGTSGSPPYQFHLQDGTVMKQQQQAPWLVQYLSLRTA